In one Acidobacteriota bacterium genomic region, the following are encoded:
- a CDS encoding LysR family transcriptional regulator, translating to MHIESLKVFCDLIDTRSFSKAATKNFISQSAVSQQIRALEEKFNRRLVERSRGGSLVPTDAGMTFYQGCREIMDRFNSLTEEMKGLGNIVSGQVRVATIYSVGIHELSPVLKRFIKSFPQVNVHIEYSRPNKVYDDVINHVIDIGIVAYPTPRPQIEIIPFGNDPLVLVCSPEHELAAKKRLDIASLDGQRFIGFERDIPTRKAVDKILRDRGVSVQYVMELDNIETVKQSVEADLGVTIVPRATIQNEVRAGTLRAVNFTESFARPIGIIHRKGKILSAAARKFIEMLTEGQAVAKDSLS from the coding sequence ATGCACATCGAGTCTCTGAAAGTCTTTTGCGATCTCATTGACACGCGGAGCTTCTCGAAGGCGGCGACCAAAAACTTCATCTCGCAATCAGCGGTGAGTCAGCAGATCCGCGCCTTAGAAGAGAAATTCAACCGCAGGCTGGTAGAGCGAAGCCGCGGGGGCAGCCTGGTGCCGACCGACGCAGGAATGACGTTTTATCAGGGTTGTCGCGAAATCATGGATCGCTTTAATAGCCTCACCGAGGAGATGAAAGGGTTGGGCAACATCGTCAGCGGCCAGGTGCGGGTTGCGACGATCTATTCCGTGGGCATTCACGAGCTGTCGCCCGTGCTTAAGCGCTTCATCAAGTCGTTTCCGCAAGTCAACGTTCACATCGAGTACAGCCGCCCCAACAAGGTGTACGACGATGTCATCAATCACGTGATCGACATTGGGATCGTGGCTTATCCGACGCCTCGGCCTCAGATCGAAATAATACCGTTTGGAAATGATCCGCTTGTTCTGGTGTGCAGCCCCGAACACGAGCTTGCAGCAAAAAAACGACTCGATATCGCCAGTCTTGATGGGCAGCGGTTCATCGGGTTCGAGCGTGACATTCCAACCCGTAAAGCGGTCGACAAAATTCTGCGAGACCGCGGCGTCAGTGTGCAGTATGTGATGGAACTCGACAACATCGAGACCGTCAAGCAATCGGTCGAAGCCGACCTGGGGGTGACCATCGTCCCGCGAGCTACGATTCAAAACGAAGTGCGAGCCGGCACGTTGCGCGCCGTGAATTTTACGGAGAGTTTCGCGCGGCCGATTGGGATCATCCATCGCAAAGGGAAGATACTCAGCGCGGCCGCTCGCAAGTTTATTGAGATGTTGACTGAAGGACAGGCAGTCGCCAAGGACTCGCTCTCGTAG
- a CDS encoding acylphosphatase — protein sequence MTVARRFIVRGRVQGVGFRYFAIRAARQAGVDGAVRNLADGTVEAIAEGPAEAIAEFRAALEQGPSYGHVTQVDETRTQPTGRYTGFDVVS from the coding sequence ATGACCGTAGCTCGGCGATTCATAGTCAGAGGACGAGTTCAGGGGGTTGGCTTCCGGTATTTCGCGATTCGAGCTGCTCGACAAGCGGGTGTCGACGGCGCCGTTCGAAACCTCGCAGATGGAACCGTCGAGGCAATCGCGGAAGGCCCGGCCGAGGCGATCGCCGAGTTCCGCGCGGCGCTTGAACAGGGACCGTCCTACGGTCACGTCACTCAGGTCGACGAGACACGGACGCAGCCGACCGGGCGCTACACGGGATTCGATGTTGTATCTTGA
- a CDS encoding adenine phosphoribosyltransferase: MDNLKEMIRTVPDFPKPGIKFYDITTLLKNAYGLRTTIDRLVECIDDPNIDTVIGMEARGFIFAPALAYRLKAGFVPVRKPRKLPAAIESITYDLEYGTDTLEIHKDAIGEGHRVIIADDLLATGGTARAVVDLVERLGGVVAGLAFVVELNFLKGRDRFPGYKIASLLRYDD; the protein is encoded by the coding sequence GTGGACAATCTCAAAGAGATGATCAGAACCGTTCCTGATTTTCCGAAACCGGGGATCAAGTTTTACGACATCACCACGCTGCTGAAAAATGCTTACGGTCTTCGAACCACCATCGATCGCCTGGTCGAGTGCATAGATGATCCAAACATCGACACGGTGATAGGCATGGAGGCTCGTGGATTTATCTTCGCGCCGGCCCTCGCCTATCGTTTGAAAGCCGGGTTCGTACCGGTGCGCAAGCCGCGCAAGTTGCCGGCCGCTATCGAGTCGATAACCTACGACCTGGAATATGGCACCGACACACTCGAGATTCACAAGGACGCGATCGGCGAAGGGCATCGCGTCATAATCGCCGACGACCTGCTGGCTACCGGGGGCACGGCGCGCGCGGTCGTTGACCTGGTCGAAAGACTCGGCGGAGTCGTGGCAGGGCTCGCGTTCGTTGTCGAGCTGAACTTCTTGAAGGGGCGCGACCGCTTTCCAGGCTACAAGATTGCGTCGTTGCTCAGGTACGACGACTAG
- a CDS encoding SDR family oxidoreductase → MSNPLFDLTGKVAIVTGSTKGIGRAIAEALARAGANVVISSRKADNCEEVANAIKAEALDATAIPCHIGKREDVEHLVSETRKRYGKIDVLVCNAAVNPYYGPMSGLSDDAFTKVIDSNVRSNVWLCNLVIPEMAGRKDGSVIVVSSIGGLRGSHHLGIYAISKAADFQLARNLAVEWGPQNVRVNCIAPGLVRTDFARALWENPELLAKAEAATPLRRIGEPDDIAGAAVFLASRAGNWTTGQVIVIDGGVTIGPG, encoded by the coding sequence ATGTCAAACCCCCTATTCGATCTAACCGGCAAAGTGGCAATTGTCACCGGTTCAACAAAGGGCATCGGACGAGCGATCGCCGAGGCGTTGGCGCGCGCCGGCGCCAACGTCGTCATCTCGAGCCGGAAGGCCGACAATTGCGAAGAAGTCGCCAACGCCATCAAGGCTGAAGCTCTCGACGCAACGGCCATCCCCTGCCACATCGGCAAGCGAGAGGACGTCGAGCATCTCGTCTCTGAAACCAGGAAGCGTTACGGCAAGATCGACGTGCTGGTGTGCAACGCAGCCGTCAATCCCTACTACGGCCCGATGTCCGGCTTGAGCGATGATGCGTTCACCAAGGTCATTGACTCAAACGTCCGCAGCAACGTCTGGCTCTGCAACCTGGTGATTCCGGAGATGGCCGGGAGAAAAGATGGCAGCGTGATCGTCGTTTCGAGCATCGGTGGGCTCAGAGGCTCGCACCATCTCGGTATCTATGCCATTTCGAAGGCCGCCGATTTTCAGTTAGCGCGAAACCTGGCTGTCGAATGGGGGCCGCAAAACGTCCGGGTCAACTGCATCGCGCCGGGACTTGTCCGCACCGACTTCGCTCGCGCGCTGTGGGAGAATCCGGAGTTGTTGGCCAAGGCTGAAGCGGCTACTCCGCTGCGCCGCATCGGCGAGCCTGATGACATCGCCGGAGCCGCGGTTTTTCTTGCATCGCGCGCCGGCAATTGGACGACGGGCCAGGTGATTGTGATCGACGGCGGCGTGACCATCGGCCCAGGTTGA
- a CDS encoding TlpA disulfide reductase family protein: MLETGQQAPSFSLTRLDGKASEFESGRQSKPRLVVFFETDCPTCRLTIPYLNRLSRELGEASDILGISQDGEHPTRELVEQAPIEFPVALDHGLNVSKIYDPVAVPTLFLIGSDGHILQTLSGFDKRALNEIATAMAGEPLTIAEPFDGAPDTKFGCTSRHLEAGSEGDLAAAANPYIKRAARATRIELDDSIDPFEYCMAFGDPLPVIPPTVDRVERMLAAASPSPDEVIGLIPPNYGAATVEKIAANAVMAGCKPEMMRVLIPLVRAVCDERFNIHGVQATTHFAAPLVIVNGPIRGELGFACASNVFSNVARANSTLGRALQLVLTNLGGARPGEIDMSTLGNPGKFSYCIAENEEENPWLPLHVEMGFRREQSTVTLFAAEPPHGVSEHMAREGKQILKAISRALATVWSYRVCAGVEALVVLCPEHVKTLHRDGFTKQAVREFLFENTGIPIRDYQHGAGEGTQYVKLYRQAVIDGEPCYLKFPDRAAIKLVVAGGTAGKFSAVIGSWAAGPRGSQMVTYPIAV, encoded by the coding sequence ATGCTTGAAACCGGTCAACAGGCTCCGAGCTTCTCTCTCACACGGCTGGATGGAAAAGCGTCTGAGTTTGAGAGTGGCCGTCAATCGAAGCCGCGCCTCGTTGTGTTTTTCGAGACGGATTGCCCGACCTGCCGGTTGACGATTCCTTATCTCAATCGCCTCTCGCGCGAGCTTGGCGAGGCATCGGACATTCTCGGCATATCTCAAGACGGTGAGCACCCGACGCGAGAGTTGGTCGAGCAAGCTCCGATAGAATTTCCGGTCGCGCTTGATCACGGCCTCAACGTCAGTAAGATTTATGACCCGGTGGCGGTGCCAACACTCTTCCTCATCGGCAGCGACGGCCACATCCTTCAAACTCTAAGCGGCTTTGATAAGCGCGCCTTGAATGAAATCGCGACGGCGATGGCCGGCGAACCACTCACAATAGCCGAGCCCTTCGACGGCGCGCCCGATACCAAGTTCGGATGCACGTCCCGGCATCTTGAAGCTGGCTCCGAAGGGGACCTCGCAGCCGCAGCGAACCCTTACATCAAGCGAGCCGCGCGCGCTACGCGCATCGAGCTGGACGACTCGATCGACCCTTTCGAGTACTGCATGGCGTTTGGCGATCCGCTGCCGGTGATTCCGCCGACCGTCGATCGAGTCGAGCGCATGCTCGCAGCCGCCTCGCCGTCGCCAGATGAAGTTATCGGGCTGATTCCGCCCAACTACGGAGCGGCAACCGTGGAAAAGATCGCCGCCAACGCAGTGATGGCAGGTTGCAAGCCAGAGATGATGCGCGTATTGATTCCGCTGGTGCGAGCCGTGTGCGATGAGCGCTTCAACATTCACGGTGTGCAGGCGACCACTCATTTCGCCGCGCCGCTCGTGATAGTCAACGGGCCGATTCGCGGCGAGCTGGGCTTCGCTTGTGCAAGCAACGTCTTCAGCAACGTCGCTCGCGCGAACAGCACGCTGGGCCGCGCGCTGCAGTTGGTATTGACCAATCTGGGAGGCGCGCGACCCGGCGAGATCGATATGTCCACGCTCGGAAACCCGGGCAAGTTCTCCTACTGCATCGCCGAAAACGAAGAAGAGAATCCGTGGTTGCCTTTGCACGTCGAAATGGGTTTCAGGCGCGAGCAGAGCACCGTGACCCTGTTCGCCGCTGAACCGCCGCACGGTGTAAGCGAACATATGGCGCGTGAGGGAAAACAGATCTTGAAGGCAATCAGCCGCGCGCTTGCGACGGTGTGGTCATATCGGGTATGCGCGGGCGTCGAGGCGCTGGTAGTGCTTTGCCCCGAGCACGTGAAGACGCTTCATCGCGACGGCTTCACCAAGCAAGCCGTGCGCGAGTTCCTATTTGAGAACACCGGCATTCCGATTCGAGACTATCAACACGGCGCAGGCGAAGGGACTCAGTATGTGAAGCTCTACAGGCAGGCAGTGATCGACGGCGAGCCCTGCTACTTGAAGTTTCCCGACCGCGCGGCAATCAAGCTCGTGGTCGCCGGGGGAACCGCCGGCAAGTTTTCGGCGGTGATCGGCAGTTGGGCAGCCGGCCCAAGAGGAAGTCAGATGGTTACGTACCCAATTGCGGTATAG
- a CDS encoding UGSC family (seleno)protein → MPTTLVNPLDETPRVFSKPAARLSSLSGKTIGLLDISKPGGSVFLDHLERLLKQRYGVAEIVRAMKPTFTKPAPDAVIAKFLDAKCDAVIEALADUGSCTTCSLHDSTKLESLGIPSVPVATTEFVTAARAQASALGRSDLDAVYVAHPIQDQTKEEIEGKAEAVLEEIARRLING, encoded by the coding sequence ATGCCAACAACCCTTGTGAACCCGCTCGACGAAACCCCGCGCGTGTTTTCGAAGCCGGCAGCACGGCTCAGTAGCCTGAGCGGCAAAACGATCGGGCTGCTCGACATAAGCAAGCCCGGCGGCAGCGTCTTCCTCGATCACCTCGAGCGGTTGTTGAAGCAGCGTTACGGCGTCGCCGAGATCGTTCGAGCTATGAAGCCTACCTTCACCAAGCCGGCGCCTGACGCGGTGATCGCAAAATTCCTCGACGCGAAATGCGACGCGGTGATCGAGGCGCTCGCCGATTGAGGCTCGTGCACAACGTGCAGTTTGCACGATTCGACAAAGCTCGAGAGCCTTGGAATCCCGTCGGTGCCTGTGGCAACCACCGAGTTCGTGACCGCTGCTCGCGCGCAAGCCAGCGCGCTCGGCAGATCAGACCTTGATGCGGTCTACGTCGCGCACCCAATTCAGGATCAGACGAAGGAAGAGATCGAAGGAAAAGCGGAAGCTGTTCTCGAAGAGATTGCGAGACGGCTCATCAACGGATAG
- the hpt gene encoding hypoxanthine phosphoribosyltransferase translates to MNDPNLKVLIDVAPLQARVREMGQQITRDYTGKNLHLVGVLKGACVFLSDLMRSIDLPLSVDFIGISSYGASTKSSGEVRITKDLDVSLLGKDVLVVEDIIDTGLTLNYMANIFRSREVSSLAIAALLDKPERHEIAIDAKYIGFTIPNHFVVGYGLDVGEIYRNLPFIAVPEVPENLIRK, encoded by the coding sequence ATGAACGACCCGAATCTGAAAGTCCTGATCGACGTTGCGCCGCTGCAGGCGCGTGTGCGCGAGATGGGCCAGCAGATCACCCGCGACTACACAGGCAAGAACCTTCATCTTGTAGGCGTGCTCAAGGGCGCATGTGTGTTTCTGTCAGACTTAATGCGGTCAATTGATTTGCCGCTGTCCGTCGATTTCATCGGCATATCCAGCTACGGGGCGTCGACCAAATCGTCGGGCGAGGTGAGAATCACGAAGGACCTCGACGTGAGCCTCTTAGGCAAGGACGTGCTGGTGGTCGAAGACATAATCGACACCGGATTGACCTTGAACTACATGGCGAACATCTTCCGCTCGCGCGAAGTGAGCTCACTGGCGATCGCGGCATTGTTGGACAAACCGGAGCGTCACGAGATTGCGATCGATGCGAAATACATCGGCTTCACGATCCCGAATCATTTTGTGGTCGGGTATGGCTTGGATGTAGGCGAGATATACCGAAACCTTCCCTTCATCGCCGTTCCCGAGGTGCCCGAAAACCTGATAAGAAAGTAA
- a CDS encoding alpha/beta fold hydrolase, whose translation MKQTLISFLFLAITATGQLSAVAQQIPFLSELFSRYEEFNRLYTEKRRAGASLSGVEPIRKRGEEAFKRGNIPGILEAIAEAQALLAGKKWDERQKFIASLTLETDRLVVEPNQTLQVSLTRMFPASIDKALASAATVTFVIVSGEAASKPAEAPAAPALSQRLLIAERLSIAETSSNSARRLLLPDGVYQVVALVEAGGQKIAELKRQIYAISDFNDSISQMSKAISGIKSSSDSKVKAIAALVATPEFQLQRLAQLNGTRGEVDINPNQEIDRIESELSALAKGRDPFASERGEVERAYQASDNKLVPYRVYVPKSYDAASPKPLVVMLHGALGDERYYFSGLFDPAVMKSEAERRGYILAGVNGRSRFPAYSGPSQEDVFEVINAVSRDYKIDPSRIYLTGHSMGGFGVWLVASSKPDKFAAVAAVSGGPPVQGDALTALLEKMKSLPAIIVHGAQDGIAPAQLSRTMAAAAEKAGLKVSYVEVPDGDHLSVVASSFPAVMDFFDKNVKSPASK comes from the coding sequence ATGAAACAAACTCTCATTTCGTTTCTCTTTCTCGCGATCACCGCGACCGGTCAGCTAAGCGCGGTTGCGCAGCAGATTCCCTTCTTGTCGGAACTGTTTTCGCGCTACGAAGAGTTCAATCGGCTGTACACCGAGAAACGCCGCGCCGGGGCGAGCCTCTCTGGCGTTGAACCGATTCGCAAGCGAGGCGAGGAAGCTTTTAAGCGCGGCAACATTCCCGGCATCCTCGAAGCGATAGCCGAAGCTCAAGCGCTTCTCGCCGGTAAGAAGTGGGACGAGCGTCAGAAGTTTATCGCTTCGCTCACGCTGGAAACCGATCGTCTGGTCGTCGAGCCGAATCAAACGCTGCAGGTGTCGCTCACTCGAATGTTCCCGGCGAGCATCGACAAAGCTCTTGCATCCGCGGCAACGGTAACGTTCGTCATCGTCTCCGGCGAAGCTGCTTCAAAGCCCGCCGAAGCACCGGCGGCGCCGGCTCTGTCACAGCGGCTGCTCATTGCCGAACGGCTGAGCATCGCGGAAACCAGCAGCAACTCGGCTCGCCGTCTGTTGCTGCCGGATGGCGTTTACCAGGTGGTCGCGCTAGTCGAAGCAGGAGGTCAGAAGATCGCCGAACTCAAGCGGCAGATTTACGCGATCAGCGACTTCAACGACAGCATCTCTCAGATGTCGAAAGCGATCTCGGGCATCAAGAGTTCATCTGACTCGAAGGTGAAAGCGATTGCGGCCCTGGTTGCCACGCCCGAGTTTCAGCTTCAGCGGCTTGCACAGTTGAACGGGACCAGAGGCGAGGTCGATATCAATCCGAATCAGGAAATCGATCGCATCGAGTCGGAACTTTCGGCGCTTGCGAAGGGACGGGACCCCTTTGCCTCGGAGCGCGGTGAAGTCGAGCGCGCCTATCAAGCTTCCGACAACAAGCTGGTGCCTTATCGCGTTTATGTTCCGAAGAGCTACGACGCCGCGAGTCCGAAGCCGCTGGTCGTGATGCTACACGGGGCCCTTGGCGACGAGCGCTATTACTTCAGCGGGCTCTTTGATCCGGCCGTCATGAAAAGCGAAGCTGAACGGCGCGGCTACATTCTGGCAGGCGTGAATGGAAGAAGCCGGTTTCCCGCGTACAGCGGTCCCAGCCAGGAAGACGTGTTTGAAGTCATCAACGCCGTGAGTCGCGATTACAAGATCGATCCTTCGCGAATATACCTGACCGGCCACTCGATGGGTGGATTTGGGGTCTGGCTTGTTGCGTCGAGCAAGCCTGACAAGTTCGCCGCGGTCGCCGCCGTCTCAGGCGGGCCGCCGGTGCAGGGCGATGCATTGACTGCGCTCTTGGAAAAGATGAAAAGCTTGCCGGCGATTATAGTTCATGGAGCGCAAGACGGGATAGCGCCCGCGCAGCTTTCGCGCACCATGGCGGCGGCCGCTGAGAAAGCGGGCCTGAAGGTTAGCTACGTGGAGGTTCCTGATGGCGACCACCTAAGCGTGGTGGCTTCGTCGTTCCCGGCCGTGATGGATTTCTTCGACAAGAATGTGAAGTCGCCCGCCTCGAAATGA
- a CDS encoding NUDIX hydrolase, with translation MYVSSEIIVELEKKYGQPEELSLAYEMNEREFEIVRGSQKHGRAHDVTLFIIKDGRIAVIKKPMYPPGAYRAPSGGIEPGERFEEGALREAHEETGLVVSLEKYIVRARVRFSHDGGLIDWTTHVLTASQIGGELQPIDTREIAEARYATVDELNGGIRDALLASGSTGLRYRSELNDVVMRKLSEEGVVS, from the coding sequence ATGTACGTCTCCTCTGAAATCATTGTCGAGCTGGAAAAGAAATATGGACAGCCGGAGGAGCTTTCCCTCGCGTACGAAATGAACGAACGCGAGTTCGAGATCGTGCGCGGCAGCCAAAAGCACGGCCGGGCTCACGATGTGACTCTGTTCATAATAAAGGATGGCCGCATTGCCGTCATAAAAAAGCCGATGTATCCGCCAGGCGCATACCGCGCTCCGTCGGGAGGAATTGAGCCGGGCGAGCGGTTTGAAGAAGGAGCGCTGCGCGAGGCACACGAGGAGACCGGTCTGGTAGTCTCACTCGAAAAGTACATCGTGAGAGCGCGGGTGAGGTTTTCTCACGATGGTGGGTTAATCGACTGGACCACTCACGTTCTTACGGCAAGTCAGATCGGAGGCGAGCTTCAGCCGATCGACACCCGCGAGATTGCCGAGGCGCGCTATGCGACGGTCGATGAGCTGAACGGCGGCATCAGAGACGCGTTGCTTGCAAGCGGCTCAACAGGTCTGAGATATCGATCAGAGTTGAACGACGTCGTGATGCGCAAATTGAGTGAAGAAGGCGTAGTGTCCTAG